In Marinobacter sp. LQ44, the following are encoded in one genomic region:
- a CDS encoding c-type cytochrome gives MQNRSIQFLLFIALLALTPLAGASSVYSALAQLEDIVADDERRQASYDAGEERIRFCGYCHGRDGNSKRDYIPNLAGQHPLYLFEQFEKFGSGAREDYVMSQLAKTLTVEERINIAVFYSEQKAQPRQGADPRLAEKGGQFYDQRCAACHGKTAEGFRDMPRLASQPAEYVTLALKRFQGMDPTKHTSPMIGISAVLSETDIQALAAYLQGL, from the coding sequence ATGCAAAACCGCTCAATTCAATTCCTGCTTTTTATCGCTTTACTGGCACTCACACCCTTGGCCGGCGCCTCCTCCGTCTACAGCGCCTTGGCCCAACTGGAAGACATTGTCGCCGACGATGAGCGCCGGCAAGCCAGCTACGATGCCGGCGAAGAACGCATCCGCTTCTGTGGCTATTGCCATGGCCGCGACGGCAACAGTAAACGCGACTACATTCCCAACCTGGCAGGCCAGCACCCTTTGTATCTGTTTGAGCAGTTCGAGAAATTCGGCAGCGGTGCCCGTGAGGATTACGTAATGTCTCAGCTGGCGAAAACGCTCACCGTCGAAGAGCGCATCAATATCGCCGTGTTTTACAGCGAACAGAAAGCCCAGCCCCGCCAAGGCGCCGATCCCAGGCTTGCCGAAAAGGGAGGGCAGTTCTACGATCAGCGCTGCGCCGCCTGCCACGGCAAAACCGCCGAAGGCTTCCGCGACATGCCTCGCCTGGCCAGCCAGCCTGCGGAATACGTCACTCTGGCGCTGAAACGCTTCCAGGGCATGGACCCAACAAAGCATACGTCCCCAATGATTGGTATTTCCGCTGTGTTATCTGAAACAGATATCCAGGCCCTTGCCGCCTATCTGCAAGGCCTTTAA
- the rlmE gene encoding 23S rRNA (uridine(2552)-2'-O)-methyltransferase RlmE: protein MARSKSSNRWLEEHVNDPFVKQAQQDGYRSRASYKLLEINEKDRLIQPTNLVVDLGSAPGGWSQVAAKLVGHKGRVVASDILHMDPIAGVEFIQGDFTEQEVFDQIMAILDGARADVVISDMAPNISGVNAADQAASMYLVELALDMACQILKPKGSFVAKVFHGEGYDDYVKAMRDVFTKVVVRKPDSSRARSREVYLVGKGFKGAV from the coding sequence ATGGCCCGTTCCAAAAGCAGTAACCGCTGGCTCGAAGAGCACGTTAACGACCCCTTTGTGAAACAAGCGCAACAGGACGGTTACCGTTCCCGTGCCAGTTACAAACTGCTGGAAATCAACGAAAAAGACCGGCTAATCCAGCCTACCAATCTGGTGGTGGACCTGGGCTCCGCGCCCGGCGGCTGGTCCCAGGTGGCGGCCAAACTGGTTGGCCACAAAGGCCGGGTCGTGGCCTCCGACATCCTGCATATGGACCCCATCGCCGGCGTTGAATTCATCCAGGGTGACTTCACCGAGCAGGAAGTTTTTGACCAGATTATGGCGATTCTGGATGGCGCCAGGGCCGATGTGGTCATCTCAGACATGGCCCCCAACATCAGCGGCGTCAACGCCGCCGACCAGGCTGCCTCCATGTACCTGGTGGAACTGGCTCTGGACATGGCCTGCCAGATCCTCAAGCCCAAAGGCAGCTTCGTCGCCAAAGTCTTCCATGGTGAGGGTTACGACGACTACGTTAAAGCCATGCGCGATGTCTTCACCAAGGTCGTCGTCAGAAAACCCGACTCCTCAAGAGCCCGCTCGCGGGAGGTTTATTTGGTGGGTAAGGGGTTTAAGGGGGCTGTTTAG
- a CDS encoding DUF2931 family protein has protein sequence MRNNITARVAFSFLLLVLVTACSSEPREYDFAVSVAGGPEGWPVWVDEVIVDQSWRVPAGGIEHGFDQLPPMGGVAILGPKPAPSTVHARWFSYRTQTFYEVTLSLPEDLDDQLRKWFRDYPRDEYIHTLIIGFSGKGEALAWWEAFCNACNYDRSHDFNTPLIEDVQAEVVEGDPSGYRLQTQELIDEGSMPSPW, from the coding sequence ATGCGCAATAACATTACGGCAAGGGTAGCCTTTTCATTTCTATTGCTGGTCTTGGTAACAGCTTGCTCCTCGGAACCTCGGGAATATGACTTTGCCGTGTCTGTGGCGGGAGGCCCCGAAGGGTGGCCTGTGTGGGTTGACGAAGTAATAGTTGATCAATCTTGGAGGGTACCGGCTGGGGGAATTGAACATGGTTTCGATCAACTCCCTCCAATGGGTGGTGTGGCCATATTGGGCCCCAAGCCTGCCCCCAGCACCGTGCATGCCCGTTGGTTCTCCTACCGCACCCAGACATTCTATGAAGTTACCCTATCGCTGCCGGAGGATCTTGATGACCAGTTGCGTAAGTGGTTTCGGGACTACCCACGTGACGAGTATATCCATACCTTGATTATCGGATTTTCCGGTAAGGGCGAGGCGCTGGCTTGGTGGGAGGCTTTCTGTAATGCCTGCAACTATGATCGCAGTCACGATTTCAACACCCCGCTGATCGAAGACGTCCAGGCCGAAGTGGTTGAAGGGGATCCGAGCGGCTATCGATTGCAAACTCAGGAGTTGATTGATGAGGGAAGTATGCCGTCGCCGTGGTAG
- a CDS encoding type VI secretion system PAAR protein — protein sequence MSGKKVVLLGDLGTDHEGFPPTPVINSSPDVFIDGKPVARVGDQLAPHSKPKHSPHPRTIASGSSTVFINGLPVATNGGAISCGGVTIGSSSVVVGDTHAPLPFSGVSGANSHSAPLSSESSTAETRSNGTQASSGAQLRNSTSSHDGGGAGSAATPSQASKDIDESGKTLRLGLFFDGTGNHRGHDQILANRDVTNVAKLYDLYRETTNIRRVYVRGPGTIDGKHTPDGFESQDDLMGLGLGIGPEGGHDRIGYALERMRRDIFSGDYDEVVFDVFGFSRGAALARHFVNLINEQPETVLLPQFKGASLFAPMLGVKSVSAFPPGVKARVNFVGLFDTVGSFYLPGDNANIDFNLNLSPSSAERVVHLTAHHEIRKNFPLSSILDADGNGPSHFKEIAVPGAHSDVGGGYENPDKGFENIEKIVLGIHSGLADGGHTQRTAIPQLEAKYARPGRAVVAVPQPNGDIHVQERRHTRKELAIYNLHRMYEFALQSDVPLRQMNTNNKDFQIPQDLQAALSSWHTSGGLLDASRDYLGGYIHTSDSIYRLGLEPDPSGNRTVFFNRPTKAITPLSKGVAHAQ from the coding sequence ATGAGCGGCAAGAAAGTTGTGCTGTTGGGGGATCTAGGTACCGACCACGAGGGTTTCCCGCCCACCCCGGTAATCAATAGTTCCCCGGATGTATTCATCGACGGCAAGCCCGTCGCTCGGGTAGGTGACCAACTTGCCCCGCACTCCAAACCCAAGCATTCCCCTCATCCGCGTACTATTGCTTCCGGTTCAAGCACGGTTTTCATTAACGGGTTACCCGTTGCTACAAACGGTGGTGCGATTTCCTGTGGTGGAGTCACCATTGGCAGCAGTAGCGTGGTGGTAGGCGATACCCATGCGCCATTGCCATTCTCTGGTGTTTCGGGGGCAAATTCTCACTCTGCGCCTTTGAGCTCAGAATCCAGTACAGCAGAAACACGCTCAAACGGCACACAGGCCTCTTCCGGCGCGCAGCTGCGCAATAGCACGTCCAGCCACGATGGTGGAGGGGCTGGCTCAGCCGCAACCCCTTCTCAGGCCAGCAAGGATATTGATGAGTCTGGCAAAACCCTTCGCCTGGGGCTGTTTTTTGATGGCACTGGCAACCATCGAGGCCATGACCAGATCCTGGCGAACCGCGATGTGACGAATGTGGCGAAGTTGTATGACCTTTACAGGGAGACGACTAATATCCGGAGGGTCTATGTTCGTGGGCCGGGTACCATTGATGGCAAGCACACTCCGGATGGATTTGAGTCCCAGGACGACCTGATGGGTTTGGGATTGGGCATCGGGCCGGAAGGGGGGCATGACAGAATAGGCTATGCACTTGAACGAATGCGAAGAGATATATTTTCCGGGGATTACGACGAAGTAGTCTTCGATGTATTCGGCTTCAGCCGTGGCGCGGCCCTGGCCCGGCATTTTGTCAATCTGATCAATGAACAACCTGAAACGGTCCTGCTGCCCCAGTTTAAGGGCGCCTCTTTGTTTGCGCCGATGCTGGGGGTCAAATCGGTATCGGCTTTCCCTCCTGGTGTGAAGGCCCGGGTAAATTTCGTCGGCCTGTTTGACACTGTGGGTAGTTTTTACCTGCCCGGAGACAACGCCAACATCGACTTTAACCTGAATCTTTCGCCCAGCAGTGCCGAACGGGTGGTGCACCTTACGGCCCATCATGAGATCCGCAAGAATTTCCCACTCAGTAGTATTCTCGATGCAGATGGCAATGGGCCATCCCACTTTAAGGAAATAGCCGTACCGGGTGCCCATTCCGATGTGGGCGGCGGTTATGAAAATCCAGACAAGGGCTTCGAGAATATTGAGAAGATCGTTCTGGGCATCCACTCGGGTCTTGCGGACGGCGGCCATACTCAACGCACAGCCATTCCGCAACTTGAGGCGAAGTACGCGCGCCCAGGCCGGGCTGTGGTGGCGGTGCCGCAGCCAAATGGAGATATCCACGTGCAGGAGCGTAGGCATACCCGTAAGGAGTTGGCTATCTATAACCTGCATCGGATGTACGAATTCGCGTTGCAGAGCGACGTGCCACTCAGGCAGATGAATACCAACAACAAGGACTTCCAAATCCCTCAAGACTTGCAGGCCGCTCTGAGCAGTTGGCATACAAGTGGGGGATTACTTGATGCGTCAAGAGATTACCTGGGTGGATATATCCACACCTCTGACAGCATCTACCGGCTTGGTCTGGAGCCGGACCCCTCTGGTAATCGAACAGTGTTTTTCAACCGGCCAACTAAGGCCATAACCCCGCTCAGCAAAGGAGTTGCTCATGCGCAATAA
- a CDS encoding TrmH family RNA methyltransferase, producing MKLDDIKKLHQKKYRQAFGHFLVEGEHLVLELEKACGQAPSTWGQAQLYVTSAYEHWRSPWPKHLISDRQMALLADTKTPQGILAVVPMPPASTESTAPGEKAVYLHEVQDPGNLGTILRTLAWFGGMRCLLSPGSVDPFNPKVVRASMGAIFHVPIETEVSLDSLARRYPRIACLDIGGEAIATPAFADHDCYLFGNEARGVPQEALNELAAQRFTIPGAAKIESLNLASAVNMAVYELNRGTIANVASPFKANQ from the coding sequence GTGAAGCTGGACGACATCAAGAAACTGCACCAGAAGAAATACCGCCAGGCCTTCGGACATTTTCTGGTGGAGGGTGAGCATCTGGTGTTGGAGCTGGAGAAGGCTTGTGGACAGGCACCATCTACCTGGGGGCAAGCGCAGCTCTATGTCACCAGCGCCTACGAACACTGGCGCAGCCCCTGGCCGAAACACCTGATCAGCGACCGGCAGATGGCCCTACTGGCCGACACCAAAACGCCTCAAGGTATCCTGGCGGTGGTACCAATGCCGCCGGCGTCAACGGAAAGCACCGCCCCCGGCGAAAAAGCCGTTTACCTGCACGAAGTCCAGGACCCCGGCAACCTGGGCACCATCTTGCGCACCCTGGCCTGGTTCGGGGGCATGCGCTGCCTGCTCAGCCCTGGCAGCGTAGATCCGTTCAACCCGAAAGTGGTCCGCGCCAGCATGGGCGCGATTTTTCACGTGCCGATCGAAACCGAGGTGTCATTGGATTCCCTCGCCCGGCGCTATCCCCGCATCGCCTGCCTGGACATTGGCGGCGAAGCCATCGCCACGCCGGCTTTCGCAGACCACGACTGTTACCTGTTCGGCAACGAAGCCCGAGGTGTGCCGCAGGAAGCTTTGAATGAACTGGCCGCCCAGCGTTTCACCATTCCCGGAGCGGCGAAGATCGAATCCCTGAATCTGGCGTCTGCGGTAAACATGGCGGTTTATGAGCTGAACCGGGGCACCATCGCCAACGTTGCATCCCCCTTCAAGGCAAACCAATGA
- a CDS encoding DUF2931 family protein translates to MCKGPAVGAIFIILLPIFASACSSEPREYDFAVSVAGGPQGWPVWVEDISFDEIWSARGGSLRGGYDHIPPGGGVVGISPKPAPRTVQARWFSFRTQTFYEVTFSLPDDLDGNLRQWYRDYPLEDYSHTLIVGFSGKGEALAWWEAFCNTCNYDRSHDFHIPLAENVVAEVVEGNPAWYEDITYQHVREGSIPLPPGMADSSAK, encoded by the coding sequence ATGTGTAAGGGCCCGGCTGTTGGAGCAATCTTCATCATCCTGCTACCGATCTTTGCTTCGGCCTGTTCCTCCGAGCCCCGCGAGTACGACTTTGCCGTTTCTGTTGCGGGTGGGCCGCAGGGATGGCCAGTTTGGGTAGAAGATATTTCCTTCGATGAAATATGGAGCGCTCGTGGCGGGTCACTGCGTGGTGGTTATGACCATATCCCCCCGGGAGGGGGCGTCGTGGGGATAAGTCCTAAACCTGCCCCTAGAACCGTGCAGGCCCGCTGGTTTTCTTTCCGAACCCAAACGTTCTATGAAGTCACTTTCTCGCTACCCGATGACCTCGATGGCAATTTACGCCAGTGGTATCGGGACTACCCGCTTGAGGACTATAGTCATACTCTGATTGTTGGGTTTTCGGGTAAGGGAGAAGCGCTTGCCTGGTGGGAGGCGTTCTGTAACACCTGCAATTACGACCGCAGCCACGACTTTCACATACCTCTGGCAGAAAACGTTGTCGCCGAAGTTGTTGAGGGTAATCCTGCGTGGTACGAGGACATAACCTATCAGCATGTCAGAGAAGGTTCGATTCCATTACCGCCTGGTATGGCTGATTCATCGGCCAAGTAG
- a CDS encoding NAD(P)/FAD-dependent oxidoreductase, translating into MIRVTELALPLDHPEAALKAALLHRLKLKNDELLEFTVFKRSYDARKKNTEIKFVYIIDLEVKDEAAVLARFADDTHVRPAPDTAYYPVAQAPAGLEQRPVVVGLGPCGLFAALLLAQMGFKPIVLERGKDVRRRTKDTWALWRKKQLSPESNVQFGEGGAGLFSDGKLYSQIKDPKFYGRKVMAEFVKAGAPEEILYVSKPHIGTFRLTGVVSKMREEIIRLGGEIRFEQKVTDLLVDNGQVKGVELASGEQLMSRHVVMALGHSARETFRMLHQRGVFLEAKPFAIGFRIEHPQGLIDQARLGKYAGHPALGAADYKLVYHASNGRAVYSFCMCPGGTVVAATSEPGRVVTNGMSQYSRNERNANSGIVVNIDPNKDFPGGPLAGVELQEQLEANAYKLGGSDYCAPGQLVGDFIAGKPSEKLGEVVPSYKPGIRLGDLAPSLPAYAIDAIREALPAFGRQIRGFDRADAVLTGIETRTSSPVRITRDRDTLQSLNTRGLYPAGEGAGYAGGILSAGVDGIKVAEAVAKAMMAELDTAGSNPS; encoded by the coding sequence ATGATTCGCGTTACCGAACTGGCTTTACCCCTTGACCACCCCGAGGCTGCCCTGAAAGCGGCGCTGCTGCATCGCCTGAAACTGAAGAACGATGAGCTGCTGGAGTTCACCGTCTTCAAACGCAGCTACGACGCCCGCAAGAAGAACACCGAAATCAAGTTTGTTTACATCATTGATCTCGAAGTAAAAGACGAGGCTGCCGTGCTGGCCCGTTTCGCCGACGACACCCACGTTCGCCCGGCGCCGGATACCGCCTATTACCCGGTAGCCCAGGCGCCTGCTGGTTTGGAACAGCGGCCGGTTGTGGTCGGGCTTGGCCCCTGCGGTTTGTTTGCGGCTTTGTTGCTGGCGCAGATGGGTTTCAAGCCGATTGTGTTGGAGCGGGGCAAAGATGTACGCCGGCGCACCAAAGACACCTGGGCACTTTGGCGTAAAAAGCAGCTGTCGCCGGAATCCAATGTGCAGTTTGGTGAGGGCGGTGCCGGGCTGTTCTCTGATGGCAAACTGTACAGCCAGATCAAAGATCCCAAGTTTTACGGCCGCAAAGTGATGGCGGAGTTCGTGAAAGCCGGCGCGCCGGAAGAAATCCTGTACGTGAGCAAGCCCCATATCGGCACCTTCCGGCTGACCGGCGTGGTGTCCAAAATGCGTGAAGAGATCATTCGCCTGGGTGGCGAGATTCGCTTCGAACAGAAAGTCACCGACCTGCTGGTGGACAATGGCCAGGTAAAAGGAGTGGAACTGGCCAGTGGCGAGCAGCTGATGAGCCGGCACGTGGTGATGGCCCTCGGCCACAGCGCCCGTGAGACGTTCCGCATGCTGCACCAACGCGGCGTATTTCTGGAAGCCAAGCCGTTCGCCATCGGGTTTCGGATTGAGCATCCGCAAGGCCTCATCGACCAGGCCCGGCTGGGCAAATACGCCGGCCACCCGGCACTGGGCGCAGCGGATTACAAGCTGGTGTACCACGCCAGCAACGGTCGTGCGGTGTACAGCTTCTGCATGTGTCCCGGCGGCACCGTGGTAGCGGCCACTTCGGAACCGGGGCGAGTGGTTACCAACGGCATGAGCCAGTATTCCCGGAACGAACGTAACGCCAACTCCGGTATTGTGGTGAACATTGACCCAAACAAAGACTTCCCGGGTGGCCCGCTGGCCGGCGTTGAACTGCAGGAGCAACTGGAAGCCAACGCCTACAAACTGGGCGGCAGCGATTACTGCGCACCTGGGCAACTGGTGGGGGATTTCATCGCGGGTAAGCCGTCTGAAAAACTCGGCGAGGTGGTTCCGTCCTACAAACCCGGTATTCGATTAGGCGACTTGGCGCCTTCCCTGCCCGCCTATGCCATTGACGCCATTCGTGAAGCCCTGCCCGCCTTCGGCCGGCAGATTCGCGGTTTCGACCGGGCCGATGCGGTGTTGACCGGCATTGAAACCCGCACCTCCTCCCCCGTGCGCATCACCCGCGACCGAGACACCCTGCAAAGCCTGAACACCCGCGGCTTGTACCCGGCCGGAGAAGGCGCAGGTTACGCTGGCGGTATCTTGTCTGCCGGGGTGGATGGCATCAAAGTGGCCGAAGCGGTGGCCAAAGCCATGATGGCTGAGCTGGACACCGCCGGGAGCAATCCATCGTGA